Proteins from one Acidiphilium multivorum AIU301 genomic window:
- a CDS encoding methyl-accepting chemotaxis protein, producing MKFPFNGASRRVNASLNAMAGIVQVGADGTVTEANEAFCALLGRTPAQLAGQPRAGLIAGAADGGYLRHLAAGGGWRGIQKLVTAGGEPVYVHVAAHALAAGAARGTVELILPLTEDELRTMREARGLHTIASGRGMIECAPDGTIIDVNNNFLRAVGYRREQLVGQHHRILATPEDVSGDAYRRFWDRLRTGEHFVTEVRRRHHDGSAVWLAESYNGMRDAEGRLASIMIFATDVTDRVRAVDLIKQALAGLAAGELDVAVPAGLPAPFDAIAGDLNGAVGALRTTMLQLRQSSAVIDTSMSEIRAAADDLARRTESEAASLEESAAALAQLDRHLRTTAEDAKRARASATAAAGVAGESSRLVSEAVAAMHAIENSSGQIAQIIDMIEEVAFQTNLLALNAGVEAARAGEAGRGFAVVASEVRALAQRSSEAAKEITALILASRSQVSAGVDLVGRTGETLQGIFGNVDEMNLRIADIAAAVTAQSDDIGAINTAISHLDKAIQQNAAMAEEANAATATLAGEATALANIVSHFRFSQQSPQAAARRLELAAS from the coding sequence ATGAAGTTTCCGTTCAACGGTGCCAGCCGACGCGTGAATGCGTCGCTGAACGCCATGGCCGGCATCGTCCAGGTCGGGGCCGACGGTACCGTGACCGAGGCGAACGAGGCGTTCTGCGCCCTGCTCGGCCGCACGCCGGCGCAGCTCGCCGGCCAGCCCCGCGCCGGGCTGATCGCCGGCGCCGCCGATGGCGGCTATCTGCGCCATCTCGCCGCCGGCGGCGGCTGGCGCGGCATCCAGAAACTCGTCACCGCCGGCGGCGAACCGGTCTATGTCCATGTCGCCGCCCACGCCCTCGCCGCCGGCGCCGCGCGCGGCACGGTCGAGCTGATCCTCCCGCTCACCGAGGACGAGCTTCGCACCATGCGCGAGGCGCGCGGCCTGCACACCATCGCCAGCGGCCGCGGCATGATCGAATGCGCGCCGGACGGCACGATCATCGACGTCAACAACAATTTCCTCCGCGCCGTCGGCTACCGGCGCGAGCAGCTGGTCGGCCAGCATCACCGCATCCTCGCCACCCCGGAAGACGTCAGCGGCGACGCCTATCGCCGGTTCTGGGACCGGCTGCGCACCGGCGAGCATTTCGTCACCGAGGTCCGCCGCCGGCACCACGATGGCAGCGCCGTCTGGCTCGCCGAATCCTACAACGGCATGCGCGATGCCGAAGGCCGGCTCGCCAGCATCATGATCTTCGCCACCGACGTGACCGACCGCGTCCGCGCCGTCGACCTGATCAAGCAGGCCCTGGCCGGCCTCGCCGCCGGCGAGCTCGACGTGGCGGTGCCCGCCGGCCTGCCCGCGCCCTTCGATGCGATCGCCGGCGACCTGAACGGCGCCGTCGGCGCCCTGCGGACGACGATGCTCCAGCTCCGCCAGTCCTCCGCGGTGATCGACACCTCGATGAGCGAGATCCGCGCCGCCGCCGACGATCTCGCCCGCCGCACCGAGAGCGAGGCGGCGAGCCTCGAGGAATCCGCCGCCGCCCTCGCCCAGCTCGACCGGCATTTGCGCACCACCGCCGAGGATGCGAAACGCGCCCGCGCCAGTGCCACGGCCGCGGCCGGCGTCGCCGGCGAATCGAGCCGCCTGGTCAGCGAGGCCGTCGCCGCGATGCACGCGATCGAGAATTCCTCCGGCCAGATCGCCCAGATCATCGACATGATCGAGGAGGTCGCCTTCCAGACCAACCTGCTCGCGCTCAACGCCGGGGTCGAGGCCGCCCGCGCCGGCGAGGCCGGGCGCGGCTTCGCCGTGGTCGCCTCCGAGGTGCGCGCCCTCGCCCAGCGCTCGTCCGAGGCGGCGAAGGAGATCACCGCGCTCATCCTCGCCTCGCGCAGCCAGGTCTCCGCCGGCGTCGATCTCGTCGGCCGCACCGGCGAGACGCTGCAGGGAATCTTCGGCAATGTCGACGAAATGAACCTCCGCATCGCCGACATCGCCGCCGCCGTCACCGCCCAGTCCGACGATATCGGCGCGATCAACACCGCGATCAGCCATCTCGACAAGGCGATCCAGCAGAACGCCGCCATGGCCGAGGAGGCGAACGCCGCCACCGCCACCCTCGCCGGCGAGGCGACGGCGCTGGCCAACATCGTCTCCCATTTCCGCTTCTCGCAGCAATCGCCGCAAGCCGCCGCCCGCCGTCTCGAACTCGCGGCGTCATGA
- a CDS encoding LacI family DNA-binding transcriptional regulator has translation MASPPDRAPTMDDVAAAAGVSKMTVSRALRGARVAAATRARIMEAVARLGYVPHAAAGALASRRSGFVAAIVPSMDNSNFAETIAGLEAALRQAGLDLLLGTTLYSNAREEELLHTLMRHRPEGIVLTGGVHSRRVAALLGRSALPVVETWDLPSSPIGGVVGFSNRAAGALMTAHLAAIGRRRIAFLGGASRRDPRGEDRGRGYEEALAAAGLGPPLLFRHGQPPLSMRHGAEGMALLLERWPETDAVVCASDLIAFGAIAECQRRGIGVPERIAIGGFGDFEVSRCAVPAISTVAVDARGIGERAGAMLVRAVAARRRGEAAAPERIEVGLRLAARGSTVAPRRDS, from the coding sequence ATGGCCTCCCCGCCCGACCGCGCGCCGACGATGGACGATGTGGCCGCCGCCGCCGGCGTGTCGAAGATGACGGTCTCGCGGGCGCTGCGCGGCGCGCGCGTGGCGGCGGCGACGCGGGCGCGGATCATGGAGGCGGTGGCGCGGCTCGGCTATGTGCCGCACGCGGCGGCGGGCGCGCTGGCGAGCCGGCGGTCCGGCTTCGTCGCCGCCATCGTGCCCTCGATGGACAATTCGAATTTCGCCGAGACGATCGCCGGGCTGGAGGCGGCGCTGCGCCAGGCGGGGCTCGACCTGCTGCTGGGGACCACGCTCTACAGCAATGCGCGCGAGGAGGAGCTGCTGCATACGCTGATGCGGCACCGGCCGGAGGGGATCGTGCTCACCGGCGGGGTGCACAGCCGGCGGGTGGCCGCGCTGCTCGGCCGCTCGGCGCTGCCGGTGGTGGAGACCTGGGACCTGCCTTCATCCCCCATCGGCGGGGTGGTCGGGTTTTCCAACCGCGCGGCGGGGGCTCTGATGACGGCGCATCTCGCCGCGATCGGGCGGCGGCGGATCGCCTTTCTCGGCGGCGCCTCAAGGCGGGACCCGCGCGGCGAGGATCGCGGCCGGGGGTATGAGGAGGCGCTGGCGGCCGCCGGGCTCGGGCCGCCGCTGCTGTTCCGCCACGGCCAGCCGCCGCTGTCGATGCGGCACGGGGCGGAGGGCATGGCGCTGCTGCTGGAACGCTGGCCGGAGACCGACGCGGTGGTGTGCGCCAGCGACCTGATCGCCTTCGGCGCGATCGCCGAATGCCAGCGGCGGGGGATCGGCGTGCCGGAGCGGATCGCCATCGGCGGGTTCGGGGATTTCGAGGTGTCGCGCTGCGCGGTGCCGGCGATCAGCACGGTGGCGGTGGATGCGCGGGGGATCGGCGAGCGGGCCGGGGCGATGCTGGTGCGCGCGGTGGCGGCCCGCCGCCGCGGCGAGGCGGCAGCGCCGGAGCGGATCGAGGTCGGACTCCGGCTGGCGGCGCGGGGCAGCACCGTCGCGCCGCGCCGGGATTCATGA
- a CDS encoding L-idonate 5-dehydrogenase, with product MTAIVIHAAGDLRIEDRPAPPPGPDEVRVRVRRGGICGSDLHYMRHGGFGPVRLAEPMVLGHEVAGEVEDAGAETGFAPGEAVAIDPSLPCGACRFCAAGATQHCTDMRFFGSAMRRPHIHGAFRSAITVPARQLVRLPAGLAVERAAFAEPLAVGLHAATRAGIGPGMRVIIAGMGPIGLLALLAARHRGAAEIVACDVLGAPLALAARLGATETVDLGREPDGLARFAEGKGWFDAGIEASGAASSLAGLIGVVRPQGRIVQLGLGGDMSLPLMALVSKEIELAGAFRFGPEFAEAVALLASGAIDPDPLLSAVLPAERAAEAFALAADKARAVKVQLAF from the coding sequence ATGACAGCGATCGTGATCCACGCCGCGGGCGATCTCAGGATCGAGGACCGGCCGGCGCCGCCGCCCGGGCCGGACGAGGTGCGCGTACGGGTGCGGCGGGGCGGGATCTGCGGTTCCGACCTGCATTACATGCGCCATGGCGGGTTCGGCCCGGTGCGGCTGGCCGAGCCGATGGTGCTCGGCCACGAGGTGGCGGGCGAGGTGGAGGATGCTGGGGCGGAGACGGGCTTCGCGCCGGGCGAGGCGGTGGCGATCGACCCGTCGCTGCCCTGCGGCGCCTGCCGGTTCTGCGCCGCCGGGGCGACGCAGCATTGCACCGACATGCGGTTCTTCGGCAGCGCGATGCGCCGGCCGCATATCCACGGCGCGTTCCGCTCCGCGATCACGGTGCCGGCGCGCCAGCTCGTGCGGCTGCCGGCGGGGCTGGCGGTCGAGCGCGCCGCCTTCGCCGAGCCGCTGGCGGTGGGGCTGCACGCCGCGACACGGGCCGGGATCGGGCCGGGGATGCGGGTGATCATCGCCGGGATGGGGCCGATCGGCCTGCTCGCCCTGCTCGCCGCACGGCATCGCGGGGCCGCCGAGATCGTCGCCTGCGACGTGCTCGGCGCGCCGCTCGCCCTCGCGGCAAGGCTGGGGGCGACGGAGACGGTCGATCTCGGCCGGGAGCCGGACGGGTTGGCCCGCTTCGCCGAGGGCAAGGGCTGGTTCGATGCGGGGATCGAGGCGTCGGGCGCCGCTTCCTCGCTCGCCGGGCTGATCGGGGTGGTGCGGCCGCAGGGGCGGATCGTCCAGCTCGGCCTCGGCGGCGACATGAGCCTGCCGCTGATGGCGCTGGTGAGCAAGGAGATCGAGCTGGCCGGCGCCTTCCGCTTCGGTCCCGAATTCGCCGAGGCGGTGGCGCTGCTCGCCTCTGGCGCGATCGACCCCGACCCGTTGCTCAGCGCGGTGCTGCCGGCGGAGCGGGCGGCGGAGGCCTTCGCGCTCGCGGCGGACAAGGCGCGGGCGGTGAAGGTCCAGCTCGCCTTCTAG
- a CDS encoding glucose 1-dehydrogenase — protein MTGADRSRDGYVGLTLFDLSGRRALITGGRSGIGRAIATGLAEAGATVILNARDAGRLEAAVAELRALGLDAHAACFDVTDADATAAAIERIEADGPIDILVNNAGLQHRALAADFPLDAFDRIMALNVRAAFVMAQAVGRRMLARNRGKIINIASVQSELGRASITPYTMSKGAVRQLTRGLCAEWGGRNIQVNAIAPGYFRTELTAALTEDAEFSAWLAARTPAGRWGEPDELKGAAIFLASAAADFVNGQMIFVDGGLTSVV, from the coding sequence ATGACCGGCGCGGACCGGTCGAGGGATGGATACGTGGGACTGACTCTGTTCGACCTTTCGGGCCGCAGGGCCCTGATCACCGGCGGGCGCAGCGGCATCGGCCGCGCCATCGCCACCGGGCTCGCCGAGGCCGGGGCGACGGTCATCCTGAACGCGCGCGATGCCGGCCGGCTGGAGGCCGCCGTCGCCGAATTGCGCGCCCTCGGGCTCGACGCCCACGCCGCCTGTTTCGACGTCACCGACGCCGACGCCACCGCCGCCGCCATCGAGCGCATCGAGGCCGACGGGCCGATCGACATCCTGGTCAACAATGCCGGCCTGCAGCACCGCGCCCTGGCGGCGGATTTCCCGCTCGACGCCTTCGACCGCATCATGGCGCTCAACGTCCGCGCCGCCTTCGTCATGGCGCAGGCGGTCGGCCGGCGGATGCTCGCCCGCAACCGCGGCAAGATCATCAACATCGCCTCGGTGCAGAGCGAGCTGGGCCGCGCCTCGATCACCCCCTACACGATGAGCAAGGGCGCGGTCCGCCAGCTCACCCGCGGCCTCTGCGCCGAATGGGGCGGGCGGAACATCCAGGTCAACGCCATCGCCCCCGGCTATTTCCGCACCGAGCTGACCGCGGCCCTCACCGAGGATGCCGAGTTCTCCGCCTGGCTCGCCGCGCGCACCCCCGCCGGCCGCTGGGGCGAGCCGGACGAGCTGAAGGGCGCCGCGATCTTCCTCGCCAGCGCCGCGGCGGATTTCGTCAACGGCCAGATGATCTTCGTCGATGGCGGGCTGACGAGCGTCGTATGA
- a CDS encoding NAD(P)-dependent oxidoreductase, giving the protein MTAIGLIGAGVMGGAIARRLLAAGFSLRVHDRNPPKLAALAALGALPAATPAEAARGCPFVILSLNDAAGIRAVTFGVGGIAAAAGPETLVIDMSSIDPVATRALAAGFAAACGGRWLDAPLSGGAPGALAGRLTVMAGGTSADFESARAVMDHLAARFTLMGGTGAGQAAKLVNQLLCGAGFAALAEAIALAEAAGVDAARLPEALAGGRADSAILREFGAKFAARDETPTGRLDNMVKDLAGAAGLAAEAGLALPLLEAALATHRARVAEGLGAADTAALMRAFPRRETGAT; this is encoded by the coding sequence ATGACCGCGATCGGGCTGATCGGCGCGGGGGTGATGGGCGGCGCGATCGCCCGCCGCCTGCTCGCCGCCGGCTTCAGCCTGCGCGTGCACGACCGCAACCCGCCCAAGCTCGCCGCCCTCGCCGCGCTGGGCGCCCTGCCCGCCGCCACCCCGGCCGAGGCCGCGCGCGGCTGCCCCTTCGTCATTCTCAGCCTGAACGACGCCGCCGGCATCCGCGCCGTCACCTTCGGCGTCGGCGGCATCGCCGCCGCCGCCGGGCCGGAGACGCTGGTGATCGACATGTCCTCGATCGACCCGGTGGCGACCCGCGCCCTCGCCGCCGGCTTCGCCGCCGCCTGCGGCGGGCGCTGGCTCGACGCCCCGCTCTCCGGCGGCGCGCCGGGCGCGCTGGCCGGGCGGCTCACCGTGATGGCCGGCGGCACCAGCGCCGATTTCGAATCCGCCCGCGCGGTGATGGACCATCTCGCCGCCCGCTTCACCCTGATGGGCGGCACCGGCGCCGGCCAGGCGGCCAAGCTGGTCAACCAGCTGCTCTGCGGCGCCGGCTTCGCCGCATTGGCCGAGGCGATCGCGCTCGCCGAGGCCGCCGGGGTCGATGCCGCCCGCCTGCCCGAGGCGCTTGCCGGCGGCCGCGCCGACTCCGCCATCCTGCGCGAGTTCGGCGCGAAATTCGCCGCCCGCGACGAAACCCCGACCGGCCGGCTCGACAACATGGTGAAGGATCTCGCCGGCGCCGCCGGCCTCGCCGCCGAGGCGGGTCTCGCGCTGCCGCTGCTCGAGGCCGCTCTGGCCACCCATCGCGCCCGCGTCGCCGAGGGGCTCGGCGCGGCCGATACCGCCGCGCTGATGCGCGCCTTTCCCCGGCGCGAGACCGGCGCGACATGA
- a CDS encoding sugar ABC transporter ATP-binding protein, with amino-acid sequence MTAPLLAMRGICKSFGGTRALDAVDLTVNEGEIVALLGENGAGKSTLIKILAGVYPMDRGEIGFRGAPATPGALPVRFIHQDLGLVDWMTIAENFGLALGFPRRLGLIDRRAAARRAAAALAELGVDLHPETRIRDLARAERALVAIARALAGEGEMLVLDEPTASLPAAEVERLFTALRRLRAKGVGMLYVSHRLDEVFALADQAVVLRDGRLAGSGAVATLDAGALIGMIVGRAVARHRRADAAPGPVRLECRDLSVAGGPPVNLSVRAGEILGLAGLVGAGQERLGRALFGLAPRSAGRILLDGADAAPDSPQAAMALGIGFVAGDRVGESTAPRLSVAENAFLNAYAHGMKPLSIVPPGRLARRAIALGRAVGLRPNDPALPIEQLSGGNQQKVVVGRWLDQAARLLVFEDPTAGVDVGARADIYRLFAAAAASGAAIVVVSSDFEEIAELCDRALVFDRGAVVAEIAGAALTMERLLAAASAGIAAAAPPEAGEIRDGIA; translated from the coding sequence ATGACCGCCCCGCTGCTCGCCATGCGCGGCATCTGCAAGAGTTTCGGCGGCACGCGGGCGCTGGATGCGGTCGATCTCACCGTCAACGAGGGCGAGATCGTCGCCCTGCTCGGCGAGAACGGGGCGGGCAAATCCACGCTGATCAAGATTCTCGCCGGCGTCTACCCGATGGATCGCGGCGAGATCGGCTTTCGCGGCGCGCCGGCCACCCCCGGCGCCCTGCCGGTCCGCTTCATCCACCAGGATCTCGGCCTGGTGGACTGGATGACGATCGCCGAGAATTTCGGCCTCGCGCTCGGCTTTCCCCGCCGCCTCGGCCTGATCGACCGCCGTGCCGCCGCCCGCCGCGCCGCCGCCGCGCTGGCCGAACTCGGCGTCGATCTCCACCCCGAAACCCGCATCCGCGACCTCGCCCGCGCCGAGCGCGCCTTGGTCGCCATCGCCAGGGCGCTGGCCGGCGAGGGCGAGATGCTGGTGCTCGACGAACCCACCGCGAGCCTGCCCGCCGCCGAGGTCGAGCGGCTGTTCACGGCCCTGCGCCGGCTGCGCGCCAAGGGCGTGGGGATGCTCTATGTCTCCCACCGGCTGGACGAGGTGTTTGCCCTGGCCGACCAGGCGGTGGTGCTGCGCGACGGAAGGCTGGCGGGGTCCGGCGCGGTCGCGACACTCGATGCCGGGGCGCTGATCGGCATGATCGTCGGCCGCGCCGTCGCCCGCCATCGCCGCGCCGATGCCGCACCCGGCCCGGTCCGGCTGGAATGCCGCGATCTCTCGGTCGCCGGCGGCCCGCCGGTGAACCTTTCGGTCCGCGCCGGCGAAATCCTCGGCCTCGCCGGCCTCGTCGGCGCCGGGCAGGAGCGCCTCGGCCGCGCCCTGTTCGGCCTCGCCCCGCGCAGCGCCGGCCGCATCCTGCTCGACGGCGCCGATGCCGCGCCGGACTCCCCGCAGGCGGCGATGGCGCTCGGCATCGGCTTCGTCGCCGGCGACCGGGTGGGCGAGTCCACCGCGCCGCGCCTTTCGGTCGCCGAGAACGCCTTCCTCAACGCCTATGCCCACGGCATGAAGCCGCTTTCCATCGTCCCGCCCGGCCGCCTCGCCCGCCGCGCCATCGCCCTCGGCCGCGCCGTCGGCCTGCGGCCGAACGATCCCGCCCTGCCGATCGAGCAGCTCTCCGGCGGCAACCAGCAGAAGGTCGTGGTCGGCCGCTGGCTCGACCAGGCCGCCCGGCTGCTGGTGTTCGAGGACCCGACCGCCGGCGTCGATGTCGGCGCCAGGGCCGACATCTACCGCCTCTTCGCCGCCGCCGCCGCGTCCGGGGCGGCGATCGTCGTCGTCTCGTCGGATTTCGAGGAGATCGCCGAACTGTGCGACCGCGCGCTGGTCTTCGACCGCGGCGCCGTGGTCGCCGAGATCGCCGGGGCGGCGCTGACCATGGAACGCCTGCTCGCCGCCGCCTCCGCCGGCATCGCGGCGGCGGCACCACCTGAAGCCGGGGAGATCCGCGATGGAATCGCTTAA
- a CDS encoding ABC transporter permease: protein MESLKSDALEPSGAERAALPRAELRRRLLTVYGLPILTVALIVLFSLLLPDTFPTAGNMRAIFVVKSVVALLALAALPPMIAGRIDLTVGYGIVLWSIIAISLQVQYHWPWPLAVLAVLVLGGLFGLMNGMLVEIAQIDSFIATLGTGTIIYALAEWYTGGEQVVGTLPAAFTAINDGRLFGLVPFPALYVLVVALLLWLVTERMPLGRVLYAIGANRRAAELNGIAVRRHVILVFVASGVLTAFASVVLAAQLRIGATSLGLSYLLPALVGAFLGSTTIRPGRVNVWGTVVAELLLAVGISGIEQLGGAFFVSSLFNGVTLVVSIGLAGLAQRRRGGLIKAAPPAPAATGEDS, encoded by the coding sequence ATGGAATCGCTTAAGTCCGACGCGCTGGAGCCGAGCGGCGCCGAGCGCGCCGCCCTGCCGCGCGCCGAACTCCGCCGCCGCCTGCTCACCGTCTATGGCCTGCCGATCCTCACGGTGGCACTGATCGTGCTGTTTTCGCTCCTGCTGCCGGACACTTTCCCCACCGCCGGCAACATGCGGGCGATCTTCGTGGTGAAATCGGTCGTCGCCCTGCTCGCACTCGCCGCCCTGCCGCCGATGATCGCCGGGCGGATCGACCTGACCGTGGGCTACGGCATCGTGCTGTGGTCGATCATCGCGATCAGCCTGCAGGTGCAATATCACTGGCCCTGGCCGCTGGCGGTGCTGGCGGTGCTCGTCCTCGGCGGGCTGTTCGGGCTGATGAACGGCATGCTGGTCGAGATCGCGCAGATCGACAGTTTCATCGCCACACTCGGCACCGGCACCATCATCTACGCCCTCGCCGAATGGTATACCGGCGGCGAGCAGGTGGTCGGCACGCTGCCCGCCGCCTTCACCGCCATCAACGACGGCCGCCTGTTCGGCCTGGTGCCCTTCCCCGCGCTCTACGTGCTGGTGGTGGCGCTGCTGCTCTGGCTGGTGACCGAGCGAATGCCGCTCGGCCGCGTGCTCTACGCGATCGGCGCCAACCGCCGCGCCGCCGAGCTGAACGGCATCGCGGTGCGCCGCCACGTCATTCTCGTCTTCGTCGCCTCCGGCGTGCTGACCGCCTTCGCCTCGGTGGTGCTGGCGGCACAGCTGCGGATCGGCGCGACCAGCCTCGGCCTGAGCTACCTGCTGCCCGCCCTGGTCGGCGCCTTTCTCGGCTCGACCACGATCCGCCCCGGCCGGGTGAACGTGTGGGGCACGGTGGTGGCGGAGCTGCTGCTCGCGGTCGGCATTTCCGGGATCGAGCAACTCGGCGGCGCGTTCTTCGTCTCCAGCCTGTTCAACGGCGTCACCCTCGTGGTCTCGATCGGCCTGGCCGGTCTCGCCCAGCGGCGGCGCGGCGGTCTCATCAAGGCGGCGCCGCCGGCGCCCGCCGCAACCGGGGAGGACTCATGA
- a CDS encoding substrate-binding domain-containing protein: MKRKTTLLAALSVAGFATPALAAPSMLATARQYVAAATNPALPYTGPTTGPKAVEGKFIVYVSSNQSNGGARGVGEAVRAAAKAIGWRFRLLDGKGTAAGQNAALSEAIALKPAGIVLGGLDATQSAPFIEQADKAGIKVVGWNVSPHPGPIAKPAIVYNVAQDPLEVARAAALYAIARSDGHAGVVIFTTSEFSIALAKSNRMAAIIRACKGCHLLGIENVPLSSTATRMPQVTAALLAKYGKSWTYSLAINDLYYDYMAPGLSAAGHRGDGPPYNVSAGDGSQSAFQRIRSKEFQTATVAAPLELEGWQCVDELNRAFAGQKPVAEPDPVHLFTPENVNQDGGAKDVFNPPNGYKKVFLRIWGRAG; this comes from the coding sequence ATGAAAAGGAAAACCACCTTGCTGGCGGCGCTTTCCGTCGCCGGCTTCGCGACACCGGCGCTGGCCGCGCCCTCGATGCTCGCGACCGCGCGGCAATATGTCGCGGCGGCGACCAATCCCGCCCTGCCCTATACCGGGCCGACCACCGGGCCGAAGGCGGTGGAAGGCAAGTTCATCGTCTATGTCTCGTCGAACCAGTCGAATGGCGGGGCGCGCGGCGTGGGCGAGGCGGTGCGCGCGGCGGCGAAGGCGATCGGCTGGCGCTTCCGCCTGCTCGACGGCAAGGGCACGGCGGCCGGGCAGAACGCCGCCCTGTCCGAGGCGATCGCGCTGAAGCCCGCCGGCATCGTCCTTGGCGGGCTGGATGCGACGCAATCCGCCCCCTTCATCGAACAGGCCGACAAGGCCGGGATCAAGGTGGTCGGCTGGAATGTCAGCCCGCACCCGGGGCCGATCGCCAAGCCCGCCATCGTCTACAACGTCGCCCAGGACCCGCTGGAGGTCGCCCGCGCCGCCGCCCTCTACGCCATCGCCCGCTCGGACGGGCATGCCGGCGTCGTCATCTTCACCACCAGCGAATTCTCGATCGCGCTCGCCAAGTCGAACCGGATGGCGGCGATCATCCGCGCGTGCAAGGGTTGCCACCTGCTCGGCATCGAGAACGTGCCGCTCTCCTCCACCGCGACGCGCATGCCGCAGGTGACCGCCGCCCTGCTCGCCAAATACGGCAAGAGCTGGACCTATTCGCTCGCCATCAACGACCTCTATTACGACTACATGGCCCCCGGCCTGTCCGCCGCCGGCCATCGCGGCGACGGCCCGCCCTACAACGTCTCGGCCGGCGACGGCTCGCAATCCGCCTTCCAGCGCATCCGCTCGAAAGAGTTCCAGACCGCGACCGTCGCCGCCCCGCTGGAGCTGGAGGGCTGGCAATGCGTCGACGAGTTGAACCGCGCCTTCGCCGGGCAGAAGCCGGTCGCCGAGCCCGACCCGGTGCACCTCTTCACCCCCGAGAACGTCAACCAGGACGGCGGTGCGAAGGACGTGTTCAACCCGCCGAACGGCTACAAGAAGGTGTTCCTGCGGATCTGGGGCCGCGCCGGCTGA